Proteins encoded together in one Planctomyces sp. SH-PL14 window:
- a CDS encoding BBP7 family outer membrane beta-barrel protein, with amino-acid sequence MIRCSMIWGSFLSCFLVATTGSAQQMAPPYGVYGDPSYIPPNGWQVPPHHTHRGWEEPGLQYDPELLPPVRDRGFFYDFDSALDLTIREEIRGIRFSLEYINWTVSGPSRALFGAPLANVPDPNQPFDVFLPDFTVPLPPRIDSAFVPDTSNLGDWNRQDGLKGNVSLPFYGGSIESTFWILEDSNIKFDAANLVRPDPALGVPFADPRPAFIATSLLSDGIPGNLVILYDEYRATYKNRVWSGDVNYYYKVMSTPYPWSVEPTIGFRYINYNEYFNQTGLFDNRYDIDGLAGRFATPIISNINSSVVNHIYATQFGFRFQWQSPWVTFGVEPKAILGVNNYSAGVYTNNLRDSSFTPVIDDGETFSRYDRHKFLPGMDLGVNAKIRLTEYVNLTVGYNLVLVDNIARATQVAYYNDTGPANPPGITATGSSDNLLIQGLTVGMEMHFK; translated from the coding sequence ATGATCCGTTGCTCAATGATCTGGGGAAGCTTCCTGAGCTGTTTCCTTGTCGCCACGACGGGATCCGCTCAGCAGATGGCGCCCCCGTACGGGGTTTACGGAGATCCGTCGTATATTCCTCCCAACGGCTGGCAGGTCCCACCGCACCATACCCATCGCGGCTGGGAGGAGCCGGGCCTCCAGTACGATCCGGAGCTGCTCCCGCCGGTCCGCGACCGGGGCTTCTTCTACGACTTTGACTCCGCGCTCGACCTGACGATCCGCGAGGAGATCCGCGGAATCCGGTTCTCGCTGGAATACATCAACTGGACGGTGAGCGGACCGAGCCGGGCCCTCTTTGGAGCTCCGCTGGCCAACGTTCCCGATCCGAACCAGCCGTTCGACGTCTTTCTGCCGGACTTCACCGTCCCGCTCCCGCCGCGGATCGACTCGGCCTTCGTTCCGGACACCTCGAACCTCGGTGACTGGAACCGCCAGGACGGCCTGAAGGGGAACGTCAGCCTGCCGTTCTACGGCGGGTCGATCGAGTCGACCTTCTGGATCCTCGAAGACAGCAACATCAAGTTCGACGCCGCCAATCTCGTCCGGCCTGACCCGGCGCTCGGGGTTCCTTTTGCCGATCCGCGGCCGGCGTTCATCGCCACCAGCCTGCTGTCCGACGGGATCCCCGGCAACCTCGTGATCCTCTACGACGAATACCGGGCAACCTACAAGAACCGCGTCTGGTCGGGCGACGTCAACTACTACTACAAGGTGATGTCGACCCCGTATCCGTGGTCGGTCGAGCCGACGATCGGCTTCCGGTACATCAACTACAACGAGTACTTCAACCAGACCGGCCTGTTCGACAACCGCTACGACATCGACGGGCTGGCGGGACGCTTCGCGACGCCGATCATCAGCAACATCAACTCGTCGGTCGTGAACCACATCTACGCGACGCAGTTCGGCTTCCGGTTCCAGTGGCAGTCGCCGTGGGTCACGTTCGGCGTGGAACCCAAGGCGATCCTGGGGGTCAACAACTACTCCGCCGGGGTCTACACCAACAACCTGCGGGACTCGAGCTTCACTCCGGTCATCGACGACGGCGAGACCTTCTCCCGGTATGACCGGCACAAGTTCCTGCCCGGTATGGACCTCGGGGTGAATGCCAAGATCCGGCTGACGGAGTACGTCAACCTGACGGTGGGATACAACCTCGTCCTGGTGGACAACATCGCCCGGGCGACGCAGGTGGCGTACTACAACGACACCGGCCCGGCGAACCCGCCCGGCATCACCGCCACAGGCAGCAGCGACAACCTGCTGATCCAGGGGCTGACCGTCGGAATGGAAATGCACTTCAAGTAA
- a CDS encoding serine/threonine-protein kinase, translating to MSEQRKIGPFILDSELGRGGMGTVWLATYVKTGQKVALKELADSFSGDHKVAKRFEREMEILQKLRHPNIVRYYGGVSTGTQQFYAMELVTGGTVDDQLRKKKQLTWQEAIDYGIQLAKALEHAHGHNVVHRDLKPGNLLLNEKGVLKLSDFGVARDADATQLTQAGKTLGTMAYMAPEQITGKSPITRKTDLYAFGCVMFQMLAGRTPFESKSQSELLFKHLDEAPPSVRDFNIGCPLVLDEFIDELLEKDPDDRPHDALAVQTRLADIREQIVAGEDKLAKKATRVETPVKEKTATIPILNRLFSRAPKTEESGNAEGATTVSKKKKGKKGKKGSQDADVPFWERTWFLALCMVVFVGVVSLALLPKSAAKLAAEIAPVMATNDPAQWLNVESAIEILIKRYPDTPEGKQAMEWRDQIETYKEERKIENRIRRGVAPESEAERLYVSALQYEKFGDRASALEKFESMQTVLEDNKTNRPFLNLSRRQIQKIKETAGSSSDRAAFINEQIAKGDEEYTKGDTFAAKDRWRSIVELYRNNAELKPLVDRASDRMFDPEETIKKERDAMK from the coding sequence ATGAGCGAGCAACGCAAGATCGGTCCCTTTATCCTCGACAGCGAACTCGGCCGGGGAGGCATGGGGACGGTCTGGCTGGCGACCTACGTCAAGACCGGGCAGAAAGTCGCTCTCAAGGAGCTCGCGGACTCCTTCTCCGGCGACCATAAGGTCGCCAAGCGCTTTGAGCGGGAGATGGAGATCCTGCAGAAGCTCCGGCACCCGAACATCGTCCGGTACTACGGCGGGGTTTCGACCGGGACGCAGCAGTTCTACGCCATGGAGCTGGTGACCGGCGGCACCGTCGACGACCAGCTCCGCAAGAAAAAGCAGCTCACCTGGCAGGAGGCGATCGACTACGGCATCCAGCTCGCCAAGGCCCTCGAGCATGCCCACGGCCACAACGTCGTCCACCGCGACCTGAAGCCGGGGAACCTCCTGCTCAACGAGAAGGGGGTCCTCAAGCTGAGCGACTTCGGGGTCGCCCGCGACGCCGACGCCACCCAGCTCACACAGGCAGGCAAGACGCTCGGCACGATGGCCTACATGGCCCCCGAGCAGATCACTGGCAAGTCGCCGATCACGCGGAAGACCGACCTGTACGCCTTCGGCTGCGTCATGTTCCAGATGCTGGCCGGGCGGACTCCCTTTGAGTCGAAGTCGCAGAGCGAACTGCTCTTCAAACACCTCGACGAAGCGCCGCCTTCGGTCCGGGACTTCAACATCGGCTGCCCGCTGGTCCTCGACGAGTTCATCGACGAGCTCCTGGAGAAGGATCCGGACGACCGCCCGCACGACGCTCTCGCCGTCCAGACCCGTCTGGCCGACATCCGGGAGCAGATCGTCGCCGGAGAGGACAAGCTGGCCAAGAAGGCGACGCGGGTCGAGACGCCGGTCAAAGAGAAGACCGCGACGATTCCGATTTTGAATCGCCTGTTCTCCCGGGCCCCCAAGACCGAGGAGTCGGGGAACGCCGAGGGGGCGACGACCGTCTCCAAGAAGAAGAAGGGGAAGAAAGGGAAGAAGGGATCGCAGGACGCGGACGTTCCGTTCTGGGAGCGGACGTGGTTCCTCGCGCTGTGCATGGTGGTCTTCGTCGGCGTCGTCTCGCTGGCCCTTCTCCCCAAGAGCGCCGCGAAGCTGGCGGCGGAGATCGCGCCGGTGATGGCCACCAACGATCCCGCGCAGTGGCTGAACGTGGAGAGCGCGATCGAGATCCTCATCAAACGCTATCCCGATACGCCGGAGGGGAAGCAGGCGATGGAGTGGAGGGACCAGATCGAGACGTACAAGGAGGAGCGGAAGATCGAGAACCGGATCCGCCGCGGCGTCGCGCCCGAGTCGGAAGCGGAACGGCTGTATGTCAGCGCCCTGCAGTACGAGAAGTTCGGCGACCGTGCCTCGGCCCTCGAGAAGTTCGAGTCGATGCAGACCGTGCTCGAGGACAACAAGACGAACCGCCCGTTCCTGAACCTGTCCCGCCGCCAGATCCAGAAGATCAAGGAAACCGCCGGCAGCTCCTCCGACCGGGCGGCCTTCATCAACGAGCAGATCGCCAAGGGGGACGAGGAGTACACGAAGGGGGACACGTTTGCCGCCAAGGACCGGTGGCGGAGCATTGTCGAGCTGTACCGCAACAACGCGGAGCTCAAGCCCCTGGTCGACCGTGCCAGCGACCGGATGTTTGATCCGGAGGAGACGATCAAGAAGGAACGCGACGCGATGAAGTGA
- a CDS encoding sigma-70 family RNA polymerase sigma factor, translated as MWPEEHQTGSLLQKISDGEPDALNHLMDRHRPALRRMIEMRLDRQIQGRVDASDVVQDVLIEAAQRMRTYLEKPDMPFHLWLRQMAKDRIIDLHRRHHAQRRSVDLEQSMAAAFPDQSSLDLMAQIQDQDLTPAAATLRREMERRFHQALTLLDEDDREIILMRHAEHLGNGEVAQALNLTPAAAGMRYLRAIRRLKEVLGEGEPGRE; from the coding sequence GTGTGGCCCGAAGAACACCAGACCGGATCCCTGCTGCAGAAGATCTCGGACGGCGAACCCGACGCGCTGAACCACCTCATGGACCGCCACCGGCCCGCACTCCGGCGGATGATCGAAATGCGCCTCGACCGCCAGATCCAGGGACGGGTCGACGCCAGCGACGTCGTCCAGGACGTCCTGATCGAGGCCGCCCAGCGAATGCGGACCTACCTCGAAAAGCCCGACATGCCGTTCCACCTCTGGCTCCGCCAGATGGCCAAGGACCGCATCATCGACCTGCACCGCCGGCATCATGCCCAGCGTCGAAGCGTCGACCTCGAGCAGTCCATGGCCGCCGCCTTTCCCGATCAGTCGTCGCTCGACCTGATGGCCCAGATCCAGGACCAGGACCTGACCCCCGCCGCGGCCACGCTCCGCCGCGAAATGGAGCGGCGGTTTCACCAGGCCCTGACGCTGCTCGACGAGGACGACCGGGAAATCATCCTCATGCGGCACGCCGAACACCTCGGCAACGGCGAAGTCGCCCAGGCGCTGAACCTCACGCCGGCGGCGGCCGGAATGCGGTACCTGCGGGCGATCCGCCGGCTTAAAGAGGTCCTGGGAGAAGGAGAACCGGGGCGCGAATAG
- a CDS encoding C-terminal binding protein, protein MALRALFTDRPWGNSDLEREILAPIGVEVIEAPNGDESTLVALAKEADAIATCWAKVTENVIAAAPRCRIICRMGIGLDNIAIPAATARGIPVTNVPDYCIEEVADHTLALLLALSRNVGFYHLRTKRGEYDLQAGPPMRRLAGQTLGLLGLGRIGRRVAEKARGLGLRVIAHTRSGDDHGTGCPMVPLETLFRESDFLSLHAPLTPATRHILDEQALRQMRPHAVVLNTSRGPLIDPEALATALRENRIAGAGLDVFEPEPPDLAHPLYRDERVIVTPHAAFVSEDSLTDLRQRVARQIAARLTGSVPENVVNGVP, encoded by the coding sequence ATGGCCCTCCGCGCCCTGTTCACAGATCGCCCCTGGGGAAACTCCGACCTCGAACGCGAGATCCTCGCACCCATCGGAGTCGAGGTCATCGAGGCCCCCAATGGCGACGAGTCGACGTTGGTCGCACTCGCCAAGGAAGCGGACGCCATCGCCACCTGCTGGGCCAAGGTGACCGAGAACGTCATCGCCGCCGCGCCCCGCTGCCGAATCATCTGCCGCATGGGAATCGGCCTCGACAACATCGCCATCCCGGCCGCCACCGCCCGCGGCATCCCGGTCACGAACGTCCCCGACTACTGCATTGAGGAAGTCGCCGATCACACGCTGGCACTGCTTCTCGCCCTCTCGCGCAATGTCGGCTTCTACCATCTCCGCACCAAGCGGGGCGAATACGATCTCCAGGCCGGACCTCCCATGCGGCGCCTCGCCGGGCAGACGCTCGGTCTCCTGGGACTCGGCCGGATCGGACGCCGCGTGGCGGAGAAGGCCCGCGGCCTCGGCCTGCGGGTCATCGCCCACACCCGCTCCGGCGACGACCACGGAACTGGCTGCCCGATGGTCCCGCTTGAGACGCTCTTCCGGGAAAGCGACTTCCTGTCGCTCCACGCGCCGCTCACTCCCGCCACGCGGCACATCCTCGATGAACAGGCCCTGCGGCAGATGCGGCCGCATGCGGTCGTCCTCAACACCTCGCGCGGTCCGCTGATCGATCCCGAGGCCCTCGCGACTGCGCTGCGGGAGAACCGGATCGCCGGGGCGGGCCTCGACGTCTTTGAGCCCGAGCCGCCGGATCTCGCGCATCCGCTCTACCGCGACGAGCGGGTCATCGTGACCCCCCACGCGGCATTCGTCTCGGAGGATTCGCTGACCGACCTCCGGCAGCGGGTCGCCCGGCAGATCGCCGCGCGGCTGACCGGCTCGGTCCCCGAGAATGTTGTGAATGGCGTGCCGTAG
- a CDS encoding DUF1559 domain-containing protein has translation MTSFSRRRAGFTLIELLVVIAIIGVLVSILLPAVQQARSAARRAQCTNNLKQLGIALHNYHEAYFMFPASYFADTRSPGRDATTYDGPNGFGWGAALLPYIDQAPLANRLQTDRPCWNAVNAEAVRTVIAVFRCPSDTGQPGPFNVKNGSGTTLATFGPSSYVASVGQEEPWGRTVDDYSSVADGPLFRNSRTRAADVSDGLSQTVFLGEHSSVLSSKTWVGAVPGAEVCTNNPARFPLTQCDRAATLVNVHAGPSSAEIDPLTGFAPIHAPNSPLCHVCQMYSEHEGGANVVMGDGSIHFISQYIHQPTWASLSSRGKGDRVQDW, from the coding sequence GTGACGTCGTTTTCACGCCGCCGGGCCGGCTTCACTCTCATCGAGCTGCTCGTCGTCATCGCCATCATCGGGGTGCTGGTCAGCATCCTCCTCCCGGCCGTCCAGCAGGCCCGCTCCGCGGCCCGCCGCGCGCAGTGTACGAACAACCTCAAGCAGCTCGGGATCGCGCTGCACAACTACCACGAGGCGTACTTCATGTTCCCGGCGTCCTACTTCGCGGACACGCGAAGCCCCGGGCGCGATGCGACGACGTATGACGGCCCCAACGGCTTCGGCTGGGGGGCTGCGCTCCTTCCGTATATCGACCAGGCTCCGCTGGCGAACCGGCTCCAGACCGACCGCCCCTGCTGGAATGCCGTCAACGCCGAGGCGGTCCGCACGGTGATCGCCGTCTTCCGCTGCCCCTCGGACACCGGGCAGCCCGGCCCCTTTAACGTGAAGAACGGAAGCGGGACGACGCTGGCGACCTTCGGCCCGTCGAGCTACGTCGCGAGCGTCGGACAGGAGGAGCCGTGGGGACGGACCGTCGACGACTATTCCTCGGTCGCCGACGGCCCGCTGTTCCGCAATTCCCGGACGCGCGCCGCCGACGTGTCGGACGGGCTGAGCCAGACCGTGTTCCTTGGCGAACACAGCTCCGTCCTCAGCAGCAAGACGTGGGTCGGAGCGGTCCCGGGGGCGGAAGTCTGCACGAACAACCCGGCCCGCTTCCCGCTGACGCAGTGCGACCGGGCCGCGACGCTCGTCAACGTCCACGCCGGCCCGTCATCCGCTGAGATCGATCCGCTGACCGGCTTCGCGCCGATCCATGCCCCCAACAGTCCGCTGTGCCACGTCTGCCAGATGTACTCGGAGCACGAAGGGGGGGCGAACGTCGTCATGGGAGACGGCAGCATCCACTTCATCTCGCAGTACATCCACCAGCCGACATGGGCCTCCCTGAGCAGCCGCGGCAAGGGAGACCGCGTTCAGGACTGGTGA
- a CDS encoding sigma 54-interacting transcriptional regulator, with protein sequence MDCPPTRSDQAQDVAYLVVHRGAARVEVVPLTLGGRLTVGRAPSNRIVITDKKCSRVHCEFFSLNDSWYVRDMASRNGIAVDGVAATGDVELRFGHSVAVGDTTLLFTNTDPTTDGQDGRADRVAIIERRSGTQYDFPSGIERRGQVRLDAAELFQIGRAMHEAGDIASLCSIVLDRLMTALPAGVGAILLLPPELPAVTRNLSLVTAHSRSGDAPCAYSEYLSGLVLKEKDAVLAHDIAQHEFLSGRESIERLQADSAVCAPIRISADADAEVLGVIHLYSTDHAAPLTAEHLEFTLAVADQMAGLLVTLRERETLERNLSLEQSRGKAYRDQLEIETELVGTSPKLSRVKSAIGRVAPTDATVLIRGESGVGKELVARALHFNSHRKGGPFVCVNCAALTETLLESELFGHEKGSFTGASAQKAGKFEQADEGTIFLDEIGEMSQEIQAKFLRVLEGQSFERVGGDKEISVDVRVVTATNRNLEEAVRHGKFRSDLFFRLQVIEIDVPPLREHPEDIAELAGHFVERFTTKSRSRVKGLGRLAIEKLMKHSWPGNVRELRNVIERAVILSDREILTPDDLVLTRLDLSPPAVPPSSPTPPNSSLSPETDPLTEIAESDPTETCYDPQINLWGSFVQQGLTMDDIERLYMEAVLKHCDWNKSQASRILGIERTTLDRRLKRYRMSRPGGGPEDDGEDTN encoded by the coding sequence GAGGTTGTACCGCTCACCCTCGGCGGACGGCTGACGGTGGGGCGCGCCCCCTCCAATCGCATTGTCATCACCGACAAGAAGTGCAGCCGGGTCCACTGTGAGTTCTTCAGCCTGAATGACTCGTGGTACGTGCGGGACATGGCGAGCCGTAACGGCATCGCCGTTGATGGCGTCGCCGCCACCGGCGACGTGGAGCTCCGCTTCGGCCACTCCGTGGCGGTCGGCGACACCACGCTCCTCTTTACGAATACGGACCCGACCACCGACGGTCAGGACGGTCGCGCCGACCGGGTGGCGATCATCGAGCGCCGCAGCGGCACGCAGTACGACTTCCCCTCGGGGATCGAGCGGCGCGGCCAGGTGCGGCTCGACGCGGCCGAACTGTTCCAGATCGGCCGGGCGATGCACGAGGCGGGCGACATCGCCAGCCTGTGCAGCATCGTCCTCGACCGGCTGATGACAGCACTGCCCGCCGGCGTCGGCGCCATCCTGCTGCTTCCACCGGAACTCCCGGCCGTCACGCGAAACCTCTCGCTCGTCACCGCGCACTCCCGGTCCGGGGACGCGCCGTGCGCCTACTCGGAATACCTTTCGGGACTCGTCCTCAAAGAGAAGGACGCCGTCCTCGCCCACGATATCGCCCAGCACGAGTTCCTGAGCGGCCGCGAGAGCATCGAGCGGCTTCAGGCGGACAGCGCCGTGTGCGCACCGATCCGGATTTCGGCGGACGCGGATGCCGAAGTCCTGGGGGTCATCCATCTTTACTCCACCGACCACGCCGCTCCCCTGACGGCAGAGCACCTCGAGTTCACGCTTGCGGTCGCCGATCAGATGGCGGGACTCCTGGTGACGCTCCGTGAGCGGGAGACGCTCGAGCGGAATCTTTCGCTCGAACAAAGCCGGGGCAAGGCTTACCGGGACCAGCTGGAGATCGAAACGGAGCTGGTCGGAACCAGCCCTAAGCTCTCCCGCGTGAAGAGCGCCATCGGACGCGTTGCGCCGACCGACGCCACCGTCCTGATCCGCGGCGAGAGCGGCGTCGGCAAGGAACTCGTCGCCCGCGCCCTGCACTTCAACAGCCATCGCAAGGGGGGCCCGTTCGTCTGCGTGAACTGCGCCGCCCTGACGGAAACGCTCCTCGAGAGCGAACTGTTCGGACACGAGAAGGGCTCGTTCACCGGCGCCTCCGCACAGAAGGCCGGCAAGTTCGAGCAGGCGGACGAAGGGACGATCTTCCTCGACGAGATCGGGGAGATGAGCCAGGAGATCCAGGCCAAGTTCCTGCGGGTCCTCGAAGGCCAGAGCTTCGAGCGCGTCGGCGGGGACAAGGAGATCAGCGTCGACGTCCGCGTCGTCACCGCCACCAACCGCAATCTGGAAGAGGCGGTCCGCCACGGCAAGTTCCGCAGCGACCTCTTCTTCCGCCTGCAGGTCATCGAGATCGACGTCCCCCCGCTGCGGGAACATCCGGAAGACATCGCCGAGCTCGCCGGACACTTCGTCGAGCGGTTCACCACCAAGTCCCGCAGCCGCGTCAAAGGCCTGGGCCGGCTGGCGATCGAAAAACTGATGAAGCACTCGTGGCCCGGCAACGTCCGCGAACTGCGAAACGTGATCGAACGGGCGGTGATCCTCAGTGATCGCGAGATCCTGACGCCGGATGACCTCGTCCTGACCCGCCTCGACCTCTCACCCCCCGCCGTCCCGCCGTCCTCCCCGACCCCACCGAACTCTTCCCTTTCCCCGGAGACCGATCCGTTGACCGAGATTGCTGAATCGGACCCGACCGAGACCTGCTACGACCCGCAGATCAACCTGTGGGGCAGCTTTGTGCAACAGGGACTGACGATGGACGACATCGAACGTCTCTACATGGAGGCGGTGCTGAAGCACTGCGACTGGAACAAGTCCCAGGCGAGCCGGATCCTCGGGATTGAGCGGACCACGCTCGACCGCCGCCTGAAGCGCTACCGCATGAGTCGTCCCGGGGGCGGCCCGGAAGACGACGGCGAAGACACGAACTGA